One Megalops cyprinoides isolate fMegCyp1 chromosome 23, fMegCyp1.pri, whole genome shotgun sequence genomic region harbors:
- the nfybb gene encoding nuclear transcription factor Y, beta b produces MDGDGATTDASQLGITGEYMTGGHYVLQTPDDDGEEGLNDHEDGNGSKDNLREQDIYLPIANVARIMKNAVPQTGKIAKDAKECVQECVSEFISFITSEASERCHQEKRKTINGEDILFAMSTLGFDMYVEPLKLYLQKFREAMKGEKGISSVAVTEGLGEELTDDSFTNQLPAGLITADGQQQNVMVYTTSYQQIPGVQQIQFS; encoded by the exons ATGGACGGAGACGGTGCGACCACCGATGCCTCCCAGTTGGGCATCACTGGAGAATACATGACGGGAGGTCACTACGTGCTGCAGACTCCGGATG ATGACGGGGAGGAGGGCCTCAATGACCATGAGGACGGCAATGGGAGCAAAGACAACTTGCGTGAGCAGGACATTTACCTCCCCATCGCCAACGTGGCCCGTATCATGAAGAACGCTGTTCCTCAGACAGGAAAG ATTGCGAAGGATGCCAAAGAGTGCGTTCAGGAGTGCGTGAGCGAGTTTATCAGCTTCATCACCTCGGAGGCCAGCGAGAGGTGCCACCAGGAGAAACGCAAAACCATCAACGGCGAGGACATCCTGTTCGCCATGTCCACCCTGGGCTTTGACATGTATGTGGAGCCGCTCAAACTCTACCTGCAAAAGTTCAGAGAG GCaatgaaaggagagaagggAATTTCATCCGTGGCGGTGACCGAAGGCCTCGGGGAGGAGCTCACAGACGACAGcttca CGAACCAGCTACCTGCAGGACTAATAACGGCCGACGGACAACAGCAGAATGTCATGGTTTACACTACCTCCTATCAACAG ATCCCTGGGGTGCAGCAGATCCAGTTCTCATGA